DNA from Vitis vinifera cultivar Pinot Noir 40024 chromosome 19, ASM3070453v1:
GGTGCACAAGAGTCAATACTTAGCATGCAGGCGAGTGTTGAGAATCTAGGATTTTCAAGCACATGCGAATGTCTtaacaagttttttttctcttatagtATGTGGTGTTGGTAGATGGAAATTTTTTGTAATGGCTCttgtttacaatttattttgtgtatacTTTGTTTATATCTGTGTAGTATctgcatattttatttacttgtcaaaaaaaagaaatagaaaaaagaaaaaactaagtGCATGTTTGGatgcatttatttgtttggtgATGCAAGGTTCTATAGAAGGTTTAATATTAAAGTTTTTTCAAAGATTTCTCACCCTTTATGTGCACTTCTATCAAAAAAGGCATAATTCAGATGGTCAAAAGATTACTAAAAATCGTTCTATGGTTACCTTTTGAGCTTATGAGCAACATTAATACCTTGCTATTTGAGCTATTCATTGATAGAGAGAAGAAGGAAAACCGTATGTGGTAACCCATATTAGTAAAATGTTAAATGAAGCTTATAGGAATCACATCACTAATGAGAAGGAACTTCTTGTTGAAGTATATGCCCTGGACCTGTTCAGATCTTATCTTTTAGGCACTATCGTAATAGTTTTCAATGACTACTCCGCTTTCATTTTTCAGGGAAGAAGGATGTGAAATCAAGACTCATaagatgcatttttttttctttcctatggAAGTTTAATTTCGAAATCAAATGTAAGAAAGGTGTGAAGAATAGGAGGCTAATCACCTATCTAGGATTATCGCAGAATTTAAGGAAGATGAGCAAATTAATGATGAATTTCCTAAAGATGCTTTGGCAGGTAAAGGAAAACGCTCAATGATATGCACATATAGTAACGTTTCTCGCTATAGGGCAAATGCCTTTATATTGGAAGAGGGAAGacaagaaattttttctatCAAAGGTGGAATACTACATTTGGGACAATCCTTATCTTTATAAGTATTGTCGAAATTAGATAATCACGCGATACATCCCTGAggaggagataaaaaaaatgtcttgaAAATGTGCCACCACGATGCATATGGTGGGAACTTTGCTTCAAGAAAAAGGGTCACAAAAGTACTTCAATAAGGACTATATTGGAGTTCATAATGTTTTATCTTGAAAGGAATCAATAACCATGAAGTGTGAACCATAGTGTGTACAGCCTATACTTGTCGTTTTGCTCCCCATATGTTTATGTTTAAATCATGAGGTAGCAAAATATATAGTTGCCTTTCATAATACCACTCATGTGATTACAGAGACAAAGTAGGGCCATGCGCGTGAGGCCCAGACTTGATGCATGATGCATTCTTCTTATTCATAGGAGCTCGCTAGGTTGATCTGACAGGATGCATTGTCGTCTTTAGGATGATGCACAGTActccaaaacataaaaatacacTAATTGATAGTGAGTCTTACCAAACATGATATTTGCTAGGTATATGATATGTGATCTATATCCCAACGTTCTTCGTGAACTCCACCACCAAATCATAGATCTTATGTTGGTGAGGAAGAGATCTGGACACGAACTCCTCCTCCATACACCTCTTACCCCATGCCACCAATTTGGGACACTCGGCCTCTATGCTGAAGTTCCCAAAAGCCTCAAATGTGTAGAACCTGGAGTACAATGGGAGAAAAGCAATGTCCAGAAACCCCAAGCTCTCACCACCAAAGTAAGGATAGGATTTAAGCTCTCCTTCCAATAGTTTAATCCTATCTAGGAATTCCTTCTTGCTAGCCTCCTGCTCTTCTCCTTTGGCTGTCCACAGCTTCTTACTGCATGGGTAAACctgaatcaaattttaaaagttaatgtTCTTATTCATCTGAACTAGTACAGCAAATTAAACAAGTATATTTATTGGCAATTAAAAGgaatggaattatgaaaatcaagGGGCAAGAAAAGGAGAAATGAGTTAATTAAGCACCATTTTGTCTATGAAGTCAGCCCAGaactttgcttttgctttttggtAAGGATCAGATGGCAGCAGAGGACATCTATCCTTCCAAACCTCATCTATGTATTCAACTATTATCAAGGACTCGCATATGGGCTTACCGTTGTGAATCAAAACGGGAATCTTTTTATGAACTGGATTCATCTTCAAGAGCAGAGAGCTTTTACCTCCAATCAAGTCTTCTTCCTTTCCGTCATACTCGATCCCCTTGGCTGCCAAGGCAAGTCTTACCCTAATCCCAAAAACGCTTGGAAAGAAATCTAACAGAACTATTTGGTCACTGTTGGCCATGGCTGCAACACACGGAAGTTGAGGTACTGGATATATTCGATCTGATTTTAGATGGAAGGAAAAGCGATGGTGCTGAGAGTCTTTATTGTCTTCTGGTTGTGTTATCTtagaattttcaattaaatgatGCCAACGTCAGTGCTTACGTAGGCATTCATTTTCCGAAGAAGACTGAAGACAGACTAGATTGACTAAGAACTTCACAAGTCGTTTTTTTGtccctttaaaataatttattatttaaaataaatttctcaaagattttttattaagataTGCATGGATATCAATCACACAAATTGCATGCGTTTATTTAATTCTATGGCCACGTCTCTGCTTGGGGATTTACTTATGCAATCTGCGATTAAGATgtataaaaataactatttaatTTGCGTACcaatatatatagttttaagaTATGtagaaattaattataaacGATGATCGGCTTGACACAAATTAATCCTATATATAGACATTATGCAAATAAGGGGTATAAGGTATTTTACCCTCATTtgtcttaattattttcacgATTTCCTTTACTGCTCCACGACCTCCTTTACTATTCTATGATCGCTACTATTACTCGACTTCCTTTatcttaattaaaatttataaaaataaatatatcaatttgataatttaaaaaaacttttaagttaattttatcaaacaactttaatacttaaaataagaattaagtaataaattttaaatcaacaatttaaatataatttaacttaaagtcaacttaaatagattaaatatattttatcaaacatctccTTAATATGATTCAATATGaattagtaatttaatttaagttattaaatagatcaaacatatttaataacattacttaatattttaattaaaaatcaaaaataattttaagcatTAAGTCAAAGTAGtttacttaaattttaatcTCAAATCTCTTTTATTTATGTATCCATGTTTAGTGTGAATACTAAACATCTATAACTTCACATTCAAATGAGGAAATATCCTGAAAGTCAGCAGTTA
Protein-coding regions in this window:
- the LOC100254975 gene encoding probable glutathione S-transferase parA, whose translation is MANSDQIVLLDFFPSVFGIRVRLALAAKGIEYDGKEEDLIGGKSSLLLKMNPVHKKIPVLIHNGKPICESLIIVEYIDEVWKDRCPLLPSDPYQKAKAKFWADFIDKMVYPCSKKLWTAKGEEQEASKKEFLDRIKLLEGELKSYPYFGGESLGFLDIAFLPLYSRFYTFEAFGNFSIEAECPKLVAWGKRCMEEEFVSRSLPHQHKIYDLVVEFTKNVGI